The sequence below is a genomic window from Vespula pensylvanica isolate Volc-1 chromosome 1, ASM1446617v1, whole genome shotgun sequence.
atactcTCCGTTCTGCTTTTATGCGTTACTATGAAAAAATGGGAGACAGGAAAGAATTCAAACATCTGTCGACAATTATTATTGTCTCACGCGTTTCCTTAACCTACAATAAAGgacattttatataagtatcaatttatatcccttcttttctttcccttcttttgaCTTGCGCTCTTGAGTCGTAGTTCAACTAAGCGACGATCTAGCTTCAGTCGTTTATGTGACATCTTTCGTTACGTATCGAATTTATAAGatccttgaaaaaaaagtgatatagaaaaaaagtagagagtAATATCGGACAGTTCAACGGAAATCAACGGAGATCTTCGAAGAATTTAATGCTGAAGAGACTCACATTATACGCTACATTAGTAAGAGTGATACAAATGTcttaattcaattttcttattcAGTTACAAtcaacgtttttattttatagattctACAATTAATactgaaattttttcttcatatttcctttttttttttcgatatttacatataatttaaatctattaataCTAACAAATAATGAGTTCTTACATTTTTGAAACTCTTACAGTAAGAATTATCGTATGGAGTTCGCAACTGTTGCATAGGACAGTGCAGTTTGTATTAACTAAAatgtatcaaataaatatgttaatactccttataaaaataatcgagagaTCATGAGTTTCTTACCGAAGCAAAGAATTTGACTGACAAGATAGAAAACTTGCCAAGAGATAAATAAGAGGTTCTCATACTCCTcattatgataaatttaaataagatttGTGATCTAACAGATAACATGTACCATGGCGTACTGtatctgtaaaataaaaatatttaaattcgttcagtaaaaatataaacaattatttctctttttatctattttttatattgacaTGCATCAAagtgtaaatatttaaatgtaaattacgCTTTATCGACTAGAAGAACACTatgatctattattttttgacCCAAATAGCAATTCCAGTATATTACTATCAGGTTacatataatgtttataataattacaatagaTCCTGCTAGATTTTCAATTGTAAACGCATCATCTTGCAATATCTATatgaatttcataaaataaattcatttagttgatcaattcgattttaattcaaataagaaattcattgttaatacattttattttatttttattatttgataaaatgcTTGTAAACGTTACTCACTTGAATAAATCCACAACCCATGAGAAAAGGTCCAAGTATCAACATAAAAAAGTAAGTAGTTTCATATAAAGAATTCAAATCAGCGCTAAATCTTTGgcaataaatttatgaaaataaattacaattaattctGATAAAATTCATGTAAACGAATATTATACTAACTTCAAAGCTTCTTTATGGTATTTTATACTTTGGACAATTTTTGGATAAAATTCATCCTCCAACTTagaattatcgaatttttcatcATCAAACAGATTTTCCAACatattcctaaaaaaaaaaaaaataataaaataaaataaaataaaatagataaaaatagataataatatcgtgatatcttaaatattgaaatgtgtaaaatatttaatgtttcctttcattttaccCGACGACCATATACATTCCACATGCGTGTTGTACGAACGAAAGACAAAATGCGTAATGTGATATGCCAGCTAAGAGTAATAGCGAAACACTGAtataagttattattaataagaaataatagtaTTTTTGCGTGTCTATCAAAAATTTTACTGGAAATGGAAATAAGCGTGGCCTGGTTTCATTtaatggataaaaaatatcaagaataAAAGGCGTAGCTGGTATAAAAACGTTTGCAGATAATGATGCGTAATTAATAactaaaagaatattatgtaattaataataaataattttgtcaataagaattattaataagaaattgtgATACTTACTTATCATGAGAATCATGTAGATCCTGCTCTCCTCCGCGTATTGTTTCATAATTTTGAATTCTTTTGTATCTCCTCTCTCACACCAATCACGATTAATACGTGTTAGAAGTTTCcttatctataaaattatttgaaaaaaaaaggaaaaaaatgctatcgatatattgtaaaaataattaaattacggtaattaattattcaatttgatCATACTTTCGacaatttaaagaaattgttGTAATATGATAAAGcgtaataaagatatattagaAAGTACCAGAGAATCGCGGAAATTAATTTGATGTTATAATGTTCAACGGAAATGCAAGTAACATTTAAtatctgaaaatatatttaatttctctatatgttatatatttttaattaacatctATAACATTGTCTTTTACCAGCGATATCGGTATGTTAATCAAAATGAAGTTTATAAGAAGTGTTCCAATCAATTTCCATTTTGTCTTGGTGTAAGGCCACAAACCAGTCAAACTTAAACAAATTCTATGTGGACTAAAACAATGAGTCTccagaaaattcatttttccgtatcaaaaatcaaaataacaaACTGATAGAAAAACTCTTCACAGCTTTGCAAATAAAGTCTTCTaaatgtttttgttattaaattaccctcttacaatattttcgttttcttgtctttctgttatatgattaatatttaaaccaTGCGTGGTACCGACGTAcgttataatcttttttatttccttctaaGCTAAAGGGATgaagaatatagaaagatatatgtaatCGGCGGGGCGAGAAACATAACACGCGTCGGTGTCATTATAACTTTGCGTGTATATGTAGGTGTATGTTTCTCACATAACCCATAATcaagataattttcttcttcccctttttcAACCAGGATATACATTCGATGTTATAGTTTCTACGTCCAACATTACGAGTGAGTTAAGCTTTTTTAGTTGGACATATGCCGTCTTTAATAGCTGGTCactattgatttttattattgctttTGTATGAATCTACAGTATTTCATACTTATGTAATGTTTAATCAGTGAACTTTTTTAAAgtggtaaaagaaaagaaaaagagattatatagTTGATCGTATATTATGGAtcgattgaatattttctttgttagaaacaatagaaaaaaaatatgttaaaatgtaacatgttttattatttcatgtgtcaaatattttaagagtatgaaataaaatatccgacttttaattaaatcgaaaatttaatgatttttagatttttttttttatggaacaccttgcattttttaattaaataggtattttaatcaattatcagtaaaaaattattaaacaaatataattctaatgtTAATGATTAACGAGATATCAACGTGTGAAATATACTGTGTAGACAGAAACATTAATACTAAACATAGTgaatacataatttaataatctttatatgGTTAAATAAAAGGCCCTGTTAGATTGTCACCTACATTAATTAAactaattatttcgttaattattaactttaagTTTATACtcctttaataatttcttaaagataattgaataaaatgattaaataattaaaaaaatattggatgtttcgaaaaaagaaaactaaaaatcattaaactcTCGATTTAATCAAAAGTCGGATGTTTTATTTCCTACTCTTAAacaatgaaattatgaaattttttttctaacaaatttttttttctgttcctcTTAACAAACGAGATATTCAATttgcttttaatttatagGTATGTATACTTTAATTTATAGGTAggcatattttataataagttatacgattaataagaataatacaattaaaaatttaactgcgggaagataatatttttcacatttatctatattacttttatttattttatgtttttatgttttgttcttatttctttctttgcattATCTCTATATAATCTATAGCATTAATCTCTTAAATACCGATGATCATTTAGAATTTTCGATTAGAAGAACAAACTCGAATATCATGTTTTCACAAAAATTATTGCAGAGAATACATAACCATGGCGTAAGACAAAGTCGTTTGAATGACCTTAAACACAAAGTATGCATATagatttaatgtaaaaataaaaatggtataATGCGAGTAATTAATTGCTTACCGATATGGAAAATTTgatagataagataaaaaaattcgcAAGCACAAAATAACAAGGTTTCAGACTTCTCATCATCATGAAGCATAATAACATTTGTGATTTTTTAGAAAGCATATACCATGGCATATCGAACCTGTGAATTATCGATTGTTGCATAGTAAAATAGATTTTCATTATAGTTGATCTTATCAaatcttaaaattaattgaagataaaaagaaaaaagtttacgttttatcgaatataagaACGCTGTGATCTATTATTTTCTGACCTAAATGACATTTCATGTAGAGTATACCACAGTTgacaatgatatttaaaatcgaagaaatggtttctcttatattttcataCTCGAATGcggaattttttaatagctataaaaaacaaaaactataGTAAATACAATTTGTCAagtttaattgaataattaaaacaaaggTATAATTCACCCGTAaaaacgtaattattataataaatgaaccAAGTACTATCAGGATTGAAAGACCCTGTTCGAAGGAGGAATTAAAGATGGAGTCGAATCTTGAAGAATACAAATTTCTTAATGAAAAGAGAACATAAGAAGTTATTAAACGTTTTATCTCATACTAACTCTAAAGTCTTTTTGTGATATTTTATACTACGAATTATTTTTGCATAGGCTATGTCCTCTGTATTACGATCATGTACATATTCCTTTGTGACATCCACTACGTCATCCAACATATTTCTGAAAATAAACGGacgatgaaattattaaatcaggTATTTAATCAATCATAAATTGTTGAAATGTTTTTACCTAACTACGCAAAACATTCCGCAAATGTGATAAACAAGTACTGCGAACAATGTGTAATTGCCTACTACAACTATGCACGATAAAGAAGatgtgaaaaaaatgataaagaatgCCAGACAGTAGTATTTGTCTGTATCTATAAACAATTCTACCGAGAATGGTAAAGTGTGAAATCGAGTTTGATTTagaggaaaatatatatctagaaTATATGGTATAGCTGATACGGACATCACCAAAAAAATCAACCCATAAGTCAACactaaaaaagaacaattattaagttagttatatataagtttaaattaaattacctATTCGACTTACTTATTATCATCAATGAGTACATTCTACCATCCTTTGCGTATTTCTTCATGATTTCAAATTCCttcatattttccttttcgagcCAATCTTGTTTAATAAGCTCTAATAATTGACTTATCTATAACATCACTCgcgaattattaattagaattatttttcttattttttgtaacgtcatttttttaatactatttgaattattcaacATTCATACCTTTGACATATTGAATAGGCTATTGTAATACATCAATACACAGGTTAAATATAAGACAAAATTGGAAATAACTTCCATGAGTAATTGAAAGTCGTCTACCGTAATGATAGATGTTATCTGAAGGTAAGATCTTAtcaaagttttatattttcggaCAAAGTGATTTAAATTGTATCATTTACCTGTACTATCAAAATGATCAAAAAAGTACCGTTTACGACTAGCTTTCGAAAGAATCTCTTTTTTGGTGCGGAATAAGGCCAAAGTCCGATCAGTGATAAACAAATTCGATTGAGTTTGCAGTAACGTTTCTCAAAGTAATCTAGTTCCCTTACTTGACAATCGTGAGCCAtgtgaaatgtttttttcatttattttttgttatattttatggtTTTATGTTTCTTCCTGTTGGCTATTATACCATCGAATGATAATTTCCCTTCTACCTTCGTGGAGACAAACCCTTCCTTTTTCTAGCCAGTGAATAATAAACGACTTCTTTGAACATACACGCGTCTAAtgaaaaaaggggagagaaatGTGACAGTGAGAAGTGTCAATCATTATGATTTTGTCACGCGTACTCCTACTTTAAATTTAcgtttattaatcaataattatagaaaaatagtcTGCAAGCACGATTTGCCCCTCTCTTCGGCATGACTTGCGCTCTTCGTGCTCTTTCGAACGAAGAGAACGCAGAATACAGTCAGTTTTTTTTAGTTGTTGCAATGAAACTTGGTATTTCAGGTAAAAAAGGatatgatataagaaaaaaaagtaaaaaatatatatatatataaagaaaaaattgtataaatatctatatcaaaGTTAATCATATATGATAGTATTAAAtgtgaaaaatgtttataataattttaagagatataatttttttgttccttttttctctttttacttttaccttTTCGGTAATTTACTTTTcgctaattattttataatttcacgAAAAAGATTGAATGTTCTTATCGATTGTGATGTTCTTATTTTGCTACCTATCTACGTAAgtataattgaattatttaatttcttgcTTGAAgtgaaaaattgattttgaaattaatcgagattatctctaaattttatatcgataattaaatgtattttttgaGTATCACTCATGAAATCAAGCAACATTTTGAgcttcattgaaaatattgtttgCCTGCTTCATTTATTCTCTTATGGTAgtcaaatgtatttttataatctctaTGGTAGGCAATATGTATTACTGCATGTATATCATtctgaaaagagagaagaaaatataggtTCTACACAAGGAAGT
It includes:
- the LOC122633089 gene encoding uncharacterized protein LOC122633089, with the protein product MAHDCQVRELDYFEKRYCKLNRICLSLIGLWPYSAPKKRFFRKLVVNGTFLIILIVQITSIITVDDFQLLMEVISNFVLYLTCVLMYYNSLFNMSKISQLLELIKQDWLEKENMKEFEIMKKYAKDGRMYSLMIIMLTYGLIFLVMSVSAIPYILDIYFPLNQTRFHTLPFSVELFIDTDKYYCLAFFIIFFTSSLSCIVVVGNYTLFAVLVYHICGMFCVVRNMLDDVVDVTKEYVHDRNTEDIAYAKIIRSIKYHKKTLEFDSIFNSSFEQGLSILIVLGSFIIIITFLRFLFFIAIKKFRIRV
- the LOC122633085 gene encoding uncharacterized protein LOC122633085: MNFLETHCFSPHRICLSLTGLWPYTKTKWKLIGTLLINFILINIPISLILNVTCISVEHYNIKLISAILWYFLIYLYYALSYYNNFFKLSKIRKLLTRINRDWCERGDTKEFKIMKQYAEESRIYMILMIIINYASLSANVFIPATPFILDIFYPLNETRPRLFPFPVKFLIDTQKYYYFLLIITYISVSLLLLAGISHYAFCLSFVQHACGMYMVVGNMLENLFDDEKFDNSKLEDEFYPKIVQSIKYHKEALKFSADLNSLYETTYFFMLILGPFLMGCGFIQILQDDAFTIENLAGSIVIIINIICNLIVIYWNCYLGQKIIDHSVLLVDKAYSTPWYMLSVRSQILFKFIIMRSMRTSYLSLVNTNCTVLCNSCELHTIILTYTIIIIIIYLTSIIGISLISIFPVFLDIINPLNETRYRELPYPVVDFIDQQKYFYHLSMLSFMVVLDMSFCGIANYALIAIFIQYMCGMFSVVGNMLENALDSKLIKSDDPNKEAKIYAKIVRSIKYHKEALKFDADFNALFETTYLIMLICAPILVTLGFVRILQDDAFETKNQMETIHSLINVLCNLFFVYGNCYLGQKVIDQSVFVFDKAFSVPWYLLSKRSQILIEFIMMRSVKPSYISLGKFSIMSIKFFASLIQTALSYATVVNSLQ